A portion of the Desulfonatronovibrio magnus genome contains these proteins:
- the bamA gene encoding outer membrane protein assembly factor BamA produces the protein MLYKKNLHALATGVISLFIFTAFVLILPGKSSASDSVAVLPFEINAPSDFDYLDTGLPTMLMNALSDRGINTADFERLTSIIARDEIRHLDIQSSARLALTVESRYAVYGSFSLVDEFISLDARLVDGFGEKETVPFYIVKQGVINILPAVEDLADRIQQELIREDRIASIDVQGVRTLDPDVILIRLRVQEGDIFDPAILNDELRRIFELGYFDDVRFEVNDTPQGKELMIIVEEKPLIQNINIQGAEKIREKDVREALTTRTGSVVNPGIISQDLARIRELYRGKGYYNASVDYVVASVDDRRANLNIRIDEGNRLFIQGIEILGAENISQRELRKEMATKRRGPFSWLTGRGVLREELLDRDAAAIEAHYANQGFIDARVGQPQVDFQEDGIYLTFFVEEGPRYRTGEVHFAGDLLVSIDELFEVIQMDDLSASEDYFNRSIMREDMNSLADFYTDFGYAFADADVEMDIDRENRLVNVTYYLEKNRKIYIRRVSIEGNHRTRDNVIRREMRLSDGDLFSGTHLRRSNERLNRLDFFESVEIEPVQTASPDEIDLVVRVQEQPTGILSAGAGYSSYDRIFFTGMIQQRNLFGKAYDLSFSGSFGRRTTSFDLGFWNPYFRDSNLGLGTNLYWIDDEFFTYDKETRGGRLRFSYPLGEYTTLFWHYRLDKYTISNLSSRAHRDIVDLEGDNWSSAAYVAATRDTTDRRINPTRGTINTLSAEYAGGIIGGDDNFIKYVYRTDYYRPLFWRTVFHWRAQAGYIMKNTSEDIPNFELFALGGINSVRGYSARKIAPRYEDNEVKGGDKHFFTNFEIIFPLNEELGLMGVTFFDAGEVWDKGEKVDFDLYKSIGAGIRWYSPLGPLRVEYGYGLDRLYGKRESKVEFSMGHIF, from the coding sequence ATGCTTTATAAAAAAAACTTACATGCATTGGCTACAGGCGTAATCAGTCTTTTTATTTTTACAGCATTCGTGCTGATTCTTCCAGGCAAATCCTCAGCTTCTGACAGTGTCGCAGTTCTCCCTTTTGAAATCAATGCTCCGTCTGATTTTGACTACCTTGATACCGGGCTTCCCACCATGCTTATGAATGCTTTGTCTGATCGGGGAATTAATACAGCTGATTTTGAGCGTCTTACAAGTATCATTGCCAGAGATGAAATCAGACATCTTGATATTCAGTCTTCAGCAAGGCTGGCTCTAACCGTGGAAAGCAGATATGCTGTCTATGGGAGCTTCAGCCTGGTGGATGAGTTTATCAGCTTAGATGCGCGACTTGTTGACGGGTTTGGCGAAAAGGAGACAGTACCATTTTATATTGTCAAGCAGGGGGTGATCAATATCCTGCCTGCTGTGGAGGATCTGGCTGATCGGATCCAGCAGGAGCTGATCAGGGAGGATCGCATAGCCTCCATTGATGTTCAGGGCGTCAGGACACTTGATCCGGATGTTATATTGATCCGGCTCAGGGTGCAGGAAGGAGATATTTTTGATCCCGCAATCCTTAATGACGAGCTGAGAAGGATCTTTGAGCTTGGATATTTCGATGATGTCCGATTTGAGGTCAATGATACTCCTCAAGGCAAAGAACTGATGATTATCGTGGAAGAAAAACCTCTTATTCAAAATATTAATATTCAGGGTGCAGAAAAAATTAGAGAAAAGGATGTGCGGGAAGCTCTGACTACAAGAACAGGGTCTGTGGTAAATCCGGGGATAATCAGTCAGGACCTGGCCAGGATCAGGGAGCTTTATCGAGGTAAGGGCTATTACAACGCCAGCGTGGATTATGTTGTAGCTTCTGTTGATGATCGAAGAGCCAACCTCAATATTCGTATTGACGAAGGTAACCGCCTGTTTATTCAGGGCATCGAAATACTGGGCGCAGAAAATATCAGTCAGCGTGAATTGCGCAAAGAAATGGCCACCAAGAGGCGCGGCCCGTTTTCATGGCTAACCGGACGCGGCGTATTGCGCGAAGAGTTGTTAGACCGAGATGCGGCTGCCATTGAAGCTCACTATGCCAACCAGGGCTTTATTGATGCCAGGGTTGGACAACCTCAAGTTGATTTTCAGGAAGACGGCATATACCTTACTTTTTTTGTGGAAGAAGGCCCCAGATACAGAACAGGTGAAGTCCACTTTGCAGGAGACCTCCTGGTCAGCATTGATGAGCTGTTTGAGGTTATTCAAATGGATGATCTTTCAGCGAGTGAAGATTATTTCAACCGCTCCATCATGCGTGAAGACATGAACAGTCTTGCTGATTTTTATACTGACTTCGGCTATGCGTTTGCTGACGCTGATGTGGAGATGGATATTGATCGGGAAAACAGGCTGGTCAATGTTACATATTATTTGGAAAAAAATCGCAAGATATATATTCGCAGAGTCAGCATAGAAGGCAACCACAGAACAAGAGACAACGTTATCCGCAGAGAAATGCGGCTTTCAGACGGAGATCTATTCAGCGGAACGCATTTGCGCCGTTCCAATGAAAGGCTGAATCGGTTAGACTTTTTTGAATCAGTAGAGATTGAACCAGTGCAGACTGCCAGCCCGGATGAAATTGATCTTGTGGTCAGGGTCCAGGAGCAGCCAACCGGCATTCTCTCCGCCGGTGCCGGCTACTCATCCTATGACCGTATTTTTTTCACAGGCATGATTCAGCAGCGCAACCTTTTTGGAAAGGCCTATGACTTAAGTTTTTCAGGGTCATTTGGCAGAAGGACGACCAGCTTTGATCTCGGGTTCTGGAATCCTTACTTCAGGGACAGCAACCTTGGGCTGGGAACAAATCTATACTGGATTGATGATGAATTTTTTACTTATGACAAGGAGACCAGGGGCGGCAGGTTGCGTTTTTCATACCCCCTTGGAGAATATACAACATTGTTCTGGCATTACCGGTTAGACAAGTATACTATCAGTAACCTGTCCAGCAGAGCACACCGGGATATAGTTGATCTTGAAGGCGATAACTGGTCCAGTGCTGCTTATGTCGCAGCCACACGGGATACTACTGACCGGCGCATCAACCCAACCAGAGGTACGATCAACACACTTTCTGCTGAATATGCAGGCGGTATTATTGGTGGAGATGATAATTTTATCAAATATGTCTACAGAACAGATTATTACCGTCCTCTTTTCTGGCGGACTGTATTTCACTGGAGGGCTCAGGCTGGCTATATTATGAAAAATACCAGTGAGGACATACCAAACTTTGAACTCTTTGCCCTTGGTGGAATCAATAGTGTGCGTGGTTATTCTGCCAGAAAGATTGCTCCAAGATATGAAGACAATGAGGTAAAAGGCGGAGATAAACACTTTTTTACCAACTTTGAAATCATCTTCCCACTTAACGAAGAACTGGGGCTCATGGGAGTGACTTTCTTTGATGCAGGTGAAGTCTGGGATAAAGGTGAGAAAGTAGACTTTGATCTTTATAAAAGCATTGGGGCTGGAATACGCTGGTATTCACCATTAGGGCCTTTAAGGGTTGAGTATGGTTACGGTCTGGACAGACTTTATGGCAAAAGAGAAAGTAAGGTTGAGTTCAGTATGGGGCATATTTTTTAG